One window of the Daphnia pulex isolate KAP4 chromosome 8, ASM2113471v1 genome contains the following:
- the LOC124199725 gene encoding adhesive plaque matrix protein-like has translation MFAARPLVFTILVLGILDITDAISHKRGKGRRIIPSVQAYQNQNLPTQQLPQLHVPHNNYHTPSNVYSTASAQRQLPVRPAAPRPGIVVFGVGPNSLQIPNHYSNFPETSFQSGKSIPPSMQNTKAANPALKTNPTISVNPKSTVTYQQNIDPAKSPYPVQQAQLTKPHQYGKKLPTDNQHHKSQSQSAVSNVSVVKLPETVPVYISPLKSTIYASAYVSDSASYPEHNSYSKGETLKYQTTQPSISKPTVSSTYKETKAYPSTEIYLKTPTKSEITTPSSAAEVSESYAQKEHSYTEKKEYNVDKIKLKYSGYSETPSSKYVKSSPATENKKKEDIPKSLYSTPQYKTVSDKPSTSKPHDVLNVEKEKSKTTVYPIPQSYKKAESLSDYEEKKKLDAPSYVSSSSHGTQEQKPSKESYDKKLSQVSHVDESEPKVSVPSASLSHKEVDSSPDTENKKKFNSPSLPSFSSEEKPSSEPYKKNKESNTSESKNPGYSAPGFYREIESLLPHTEDTKKQNVPNYVPTSKPYQPKSASISPVTKSPYSTQELKSYPQTESPSVLLTKATAPLKYSTESTTKTTTKTYKIPPQERTSSYYSTTSRYEESTTHSSLATSTHLTQRGYTSPTSYEQSPISTTQGQSNSNQYPAKAYNTKPTSVLVPGETPYVSYANTGPSSVDKSNDRVYVISDPVEHENSYQKQGNSPSYQSGTSTDQYLSVDVRPSSANPVLTEYSSIEKSSSSTNYPTISTGNKSNYKTQPIESPADYLSTYNSKLNEKADSSKSFAAIAENYKTGDHDGSESEGDYSAIPGEPGTDYPIFSELPNNQFNCSEQRLPGYYADVSARCQVFHICLGDRQWSFLCPNGTIFSQEHFVCVWWYEFDCSKATGLYDLNEKLFVISSGEQQNDEDKYENKQYPNSAVSKTLTKSDEDYRSTNTKEERDFEAYN, from the exons ATGTTCGCGGCCAGACCTTTGGTTTTCACCATCTTGGTTTTAG gaATACTTGACATCACAGACGCCATTTCACAC aaaagaggaaaaggtcGTCGGATTATACCTTCGGTTCAAGCCTATCAGAATCAAAATTTGCCAACTCAACAACTACCACAACTACACGTTCCACACAACAATTATCACACTCCCTCGAACGTTTATTCAACAGCTTCGGCACAAAGACAATTGCCTGTTCGCCCAGCTGCCCCGAGACCTGGAATAGTAGTATTTGGTGTTGGGCCAAATTCCCTTCAAATACCTAACCATTACTCCAATTTCCCTGAAACGTCCTTCCAGAGTGGAAAATCAATTCCTCCATCAATGCAAAACACAAAGGCAGCGAATCCCGCATTAAAGACAAATCCGACCATATCCGTAAACCCTAAATCGACAGTAACGTATCAACAAAATATCGATCCTGCAAAATCACCCTATCCTGTCCAGCAAGCTCAACTTACGAAACCCCACCAATATGGAAAAAAGCTTCCCACGGATAATCAACACCACAAAAGTCAATCTCAGTCTGCAGTTTCTAATGTCTCTGTTGTCAAGTTGCCAGAAACCGTTCCAGTCTACATTTCCCCTTTAAAATCAACGATTTATGCATCTGCGTACGTATCTGATTCTGCGAGCTATCCAGAACATAATTCATATTCAAAAGGAGAAACGTTAAAATACCAGACGACCCAACCATCCATTTCAAAACCTACTGTTTCTTCTACCTATAAGGAAACAAAAGCCTACCCATCAAccgaaatttatttgaagacACCCACAAAATCAGAGATTACAACACCATCCTCCGCAGCTGAAGTAAGTGAATCTTATGCACAGAAAGAACATTCTTAtactgaaaagaaagaatataatgTGGACAAAATCAAGTTAAAGTATTCAGGTTATTCTGAAACCCCATCATCGAAATATGTGAAATCTTCGCCCGCTAccgaaaacaagaagaaagaagatatcCCCAAATCTCTTTATTCCACACCACAATACAAAACCGTGAGTGATAAACCTTCAACGAGTAAACCACATGATGTTTTAAatgtagagaaagaaaaatcgaaaacaaCAGTTTATCCTATTCCTCAGTCCTACAAGAAAGCCGAGTCTCTGTCAGAttacgaagaaaagaagaaacttgatGCCCCATCTTACGTTTCAAGTAGTTCTCATGGCACACAGGAACAAAAACCTTCAAAAGAATCTTATGACAAAAAGCTATCACAAGTGTCGCATGTGGACGAAAGTGAACCAAAGGTTTCAGTTCCTTCTGCCTCCCTCTCCCACAAGGAAGTTGATTCTTCTCCGGACactgaaaataagaagaaatttaattcCCCGAGTCTTCCTTCTTTTAGCTCGGAAGAAAAACCCTCAAGTGAACcttacaaaaagaataaagaatctAACACCAGTGAAAGCAAAAATCCAGGTTATTCTGCCCCAGGATTCTACAGAGAAATCGAGTCTCTATTACCACATACCGAAGatactaaaaaacaaaatgttccaAATTACGTTCCTACTTCAAAACCTTACCAACCAAAGTCTGCGTCTATTTCTCCAGTGACCAAATCGCCATATTCCACACAAGAATTAAAGTCTTATCCTCAAACCGAGTCACCATCAGTTCTTTTGACTAAGGCCACGGCGCCGTTGAAATACTCAACTGAGTCTACAACTAAAACCACAACTAAAACATATAAAATTCCTCCCCAAGAGAGAACATCATCCTATTACAGTACTACATCTAGGTATGAGGAATCCACCACCCATTCCTCATTGGCGACATCTACACATTTAACACAAAGGGGATACACCAGCCCTACTTCTTATGAGCAGAGTCCAATTTCAACTACTCAAGGACAAAGCAACAGTAATCAATATCCTGCTAAGGCTTACAACACGAAACCAACTTCAGTGCTTGTTCCTGGTGAAACACCTTATGTTAGTTATGCCAATACTGGTCCAAGTTCTGTGGATAAGTCAAACGATCGAGTTTATGTCATTTCCGACCCAGTGGAACATGAGAATTCCTATCAGAAGCAAGGAAATTCCCCTAGTTATCAATCTGGTACCAGTACAGACCAGTATCTATCAGTTGATGTTAGGCCGTCTTCAGCCAACCCAGTTTTGACTGAGTATTCGTCTATTGAAAAAAGCTCAAGTTCCACAAATTATCCAACAATCAGCACGGGAAATAAGTCAAATTATAAAACCCAACCCATTGAATCACCTGCTGATTATCTTTCCACTTACAACTCTAAACTAAACGAAAAAGCTGACTCATCCAAATCTTTTGCAGCTATCGCAGAGAACTATAAAACTGGCGACCACGATGGATCTGAAAGTGAGGGAGATTACTCTGCGATTCCGGGAGAGCCTGGAACCGATTATCCCATCTTTTCTGAACTTCCaaacaatcaatttaattGTTCAGAGCAACGTCTGCCAGGCTATTATGCCGATGTATCTGCCCGTTGTCAAGTTTTCCATATTTGTTTAGGGGATCGTCAATGGAGCTTCCTCTGTCCAAACGGAACTATTTTTAGTCAGGAACATTTCGTCTGTGTTTGGTGGTATGAATTCGATTGCTCCAAAGCAACAGGTCTCTACGATTTAAACGAGAAACTTTTTGTGATCTCCTCTGGCGAACAACAAAACGACGAGgataaatatgaaaacaaacaatatccGAACTCTGCAGTCAGCAAAACTTTAACAAAATCTGATGAAGATTACCGGTCAACTAATACTAAAGAAGAGCGTGATTTTGAGGCATACAACTGA